The Deinococcus aquaticus genomic interval GGCTGTGCAAGGGCAGCGGCAGCGCGGTTGGCTACACCCAGCGCCGTCTGCGGCACGCCGATAGGCTGGTCCGGCACGCCGCTGGGCACGTTCACGCCCTGCACGACCGCGCCTGAAGGAAGGCCCAGCTCGGTGGCCAGGGCCGTGAAGACCTCCTGCACCGGGCGGACCTTGCCGGGGTTCAGGGAGCCCACGAACACGCTCACGCGCCCCCCCCGGCGGCGGGCAGCGTGCCGGTCAGGCGGCGCAGCAGGGCCACCTGCCCCCAGTGGTACGCGCTGTGCACGGCCAGATCGGTCAGCACGTCGCGGGCGCGGCTGCTGGGGTCGCGGGCCAGGGCCTGCGCTTCGGGCAGTCCGGCCAGCAGGTCCGCGTGCGCCGCCGTGAATTCGGGTTCGGTCAGTGGCGCGGCGGGCCAGACGTTCAGGTCGTCGGGCCAGCCGTCCGCGCGGCCCGAGGCGATGTTCAGGCTGGCGCGCTGCGTGACGCTCAGGTGCCAGATCACGTCGGCCAGCGTGTGCGGCAGCCCGGCGTGCGGGGCGCTGGCTTCAGCCCAGGTCAGGCTGCCCAGCAGTTCCGTGACCTCGCGGAACGACGCGCCGCCCAGCAGGGACAGTTGCAGCAGGGTCGGCCCGGCCAACGCTCCGGGCGGTGAGGTGGACTCGAACATGACCGGAGGCTAGCGCACCCGCAGGCCCCCACCAGCCCGCAGTGCAACTGACCGCCAGTACAGTATTTGTCAAGGGAGCATCAAGGCTGCGTGGCGGGTGCGTAAAGTCCATCTGGGCGCAGCACACACAGCAGACTGTCAGACTTGACGAAGACCGGGACCGACCCGCAACACACCGTCCCATTCTCTGCGCCGTCCCCTCACCACCCCCGAAGGAAATCACCATGCCCACAGCACACAGCCACCTGCCCACCCCGCCCACCCCCATCGAGATCCTGCTGGTGGAGGACAGCGAGGCCGACATCGTCCTGACCCGCGAAGCCTTCGCGGAGGCCGGCGTGTTGAACAACCTGCATGTCGCCCGTGACGGCGTGGAAGGACTGGAACTGCTGCGCGGCACCCACCGCAGCAACGGGCCGGCCGGTGAGGGGTGCATTCCCCGACCGGACGTGATCCTGCTGGACATCAACATGCCCCGCATGAACGGACTTGAATTCCTGCAGGAAATCAAACGCGACCCCAACCTGATGACCATTCCCGTGATCATGCTGACCACCAGTCAGGCCGAGGAGGACATCCTGCGTTCCTACCAGGCGTTCGCGGCCAGTTACGTGGTGAAACCCGTCGAGTTCGGGCGCTTCTACGCGGCCATCCAGGCGCTCGGGCAGTACATGCTGACCATCGTGCGCATGCCACCCCGCCTGGGCTGAACGGCAGGTCGGGTCAGTCGCGTCTGCGGGCGCTGACGGCGATCAGGGCGTCCCAGCTGTCGGGCTGCCCGGGATCGTCGGTCGCGGCGCGGTTACGACCCTCGAACCCGCACTTCTGGCAGCGGTGCGTGATCATCCAGCCTTTCTTGCCGCTCTGATCGACCGCGACGGGTTCCATGATGCCGTGGCAGGTGCAGGCGCGGTCGCCGGGCAGCACGTCCACGTGGCGGCTGTGCAGGCACTCGGGGCAGTGGTTGCGCACGCTGCCGTTGCGCAGCGGTTCGACCTGCGCGCCGCAGTGCCCGCAGGTGAACGAGTTGTTCGTGCCGACTACCGTGAACCGCCTGCCACTCACGCGCGGTCCCTCACGCGGCCCTGACTGCGGGCGGCCCAGCGACTATCCAGGAACGCCCGGATGGACGCCGTGCCCACCAGCGCCGTGCCCAGCAGCAGGTACACCAGTCCCGCGCCACTGACCAGCCAGCCCTGCCACGCGGCCGTGCCGGCCAGCATGCCCACGATGAACACCAGCAGGCCCGCCACCATCGAGAAACTCACGGTCAGGCGCCACGCCCACACGCTGCCGCGCCACACCATACCCAGCAGGAACACGGTCAGGCAGGTGTACAGCACGTTACGGCCCAGGTCCTGCGTCTGGCCCTGAAGCAGGCCCGCCAGGAACGGCGTGGCGCTGGTCATCAGCAGGCCCATCAGGACCGCCAGGGTCGGCACGCGCCCGGCCTGCACCAGCGCCGGATCGGGGGCAGGCAGTGGGGACGGACCCGGACGGCGAACGGACGGCTCTGCGGGAGGGCCGGTACGGGGTGGGCGGGGCTTCGAACTCACAGCCTTCATTCCATCACACCGCCGCGCCGCAGACGAGGGCGAAGGTCACCAGCCCACCCGCTACCCTGCCCAGTGGCAGGGGCCCATGCCGTAGCCTGCGGGCATGACCACGCAGCCTCCGGTGACCATGCAGCTTCAGCACATGAATGTCGGGCAGGCCACTCCCCTGAAGGTCGGGGCGCGCGCCGCCCGCAGCGGCATCGACAAACGCCCGGTGGTTGGCCCCGTTAAGGTGGACAAGCTGGGACTGGCCGGCGATCACGTCCTGAACACCCGGCATCACGGCGGGCCGGATCAGGCGGCGTACCTGTACACCAGCGCGGATTACGACTGGTGGGCCGCGCAGGGACTGGCGGTGCGGCCCGGCCTGTTCGGCGAGAACCTCACGGTGGGCGGGCCGGGCAGCGCGGATTTCCGCGTGGGCGACCGCCTGCACCTGGGTGCCGGGCCGGAGGGCGTGATCCTGGAAATCACGGCCCCCCGCATTCCCTGCGGCACGCTGGCCGCGCACCTGGGCGACCCGACCTTCGCCCGGCGGTTCGCGCAGGCCCGCCGGCCCGGCCTGTACGCGCGCGTGCTTCAGCCCGGAACCGTGCAGGCGGGCGACCCGATCACCCTGACGCCCGCCGCGCTGGACGGTGCGCCCGGCATCGGAGAACTGTTCGAACTGGACCTGCACGGCACGTTCCGGGGGCAGCCGGTCACGCCGGACGACCTGCGCCGGTTGCTGGAGCACCCGCTGGCCGAACGCAGCCGCGCGGACCTGCTGAAACGGCTGGCGAAACTGGAGAAACGCGGGTAGGAAGGCAGTGGGAAGTGGGTCGACCGGGATCTGCGGCGAAGGCCACCTGCCCGGAAAGCACGCACGGTAAGGGCCGCCCCGCCTCGCTGGACAGGGCAGCCCCGGCTTCACCTCAGCCTTTCAGGCGATCGGCGTAGTAGGTGCGGAGCTTGGCGACTTTCGGCGCGATGACGGCCACGCAGTACGGCTGGCGCGGGTTGTTCGCGTAGTAGTCCTGGTGGTAGTCCTCGGCCACGTGGAATTCGGTGGCGGGCTCGATGCTGGTCACGATGGGCCGGTCGAACGCGGCCTGCGCAGTCAGGTCCGCGATCACCTCGCGCGTCTGGGTGTCCTGCTCGGGCGTCAGGGGGAACACGGCGCTGCGGTACTGCGTGCCGGCGTCCGCGCCCTGGCGGTTGAGGCTGGTCGGGTCGTGCGTGGCGAAGAACAGGCCCAGCAGGTCCCTGAAGTCCACCTGGGCGGGGTCGAAGGTCACGCGGACCGCCTCGGCGTGCCCGGTGGTGCCGCTGCACACGCTGCGGTAGTCGGGGTTGGGGGTGTGCCCGCCGATGTAGCCGCTCTCGATCTTCTGCACGCCGCGCACGTCCTTGAGGACCGCCTCGGTGCACCAGAAGCACCCGCCGGCGAGGATGGCCTGCTGCGTTCCACTGGGATTCGTCATGGGCGTATTCTGCCGCGCCGCGCCTGCCCACACCGGAAGCGCCGGCACGGTTAGGGCAGAGCACGCGGTTGCCGCGCCTCCCTGCGCGTGCCGCCTACCGGACCAGGAACAGGCGCGCGGCGACCAGCAGCACGATCACGCCGTACATCCACTTCACGAACGCGCTGCCGCGCAGCATCGCCATGCGCGCGCCCAGCGCGGCCCCCAGCGCGTTGGCGAGGCCCATGGGCAGCCCGATCCACCAGACCATCTGCCCGCCGATCAGGAAGAACACGAACGCGCCCAGATTCGTGGCGAAATTGATGGTCCGGGCATTCCCGCTGGCCCGCACGAGGTTGAAGCCCGCCAGGGCGAACAGGAACATCAGGAACGTCCCGGTGCCCGGCCCGAGGAAACCGTCGTACGCGCCGATGATCAGCGCGCCGGGCAGCGTCAGGGCCAGCGTGCGAGTCGTCAGACCGGGGTAACGGTCCTCCAGGCCGAAGGACTTGTTCGCCAGGACCAGCGCGCCCACGCCCAGGATGACCACGCCGACCAGGGTGCGGAAGGCGTCCGGGTCCACGAACTGCACCAGAAACGCCCCCAGCGCGCTGCCGGTCAGGGCCAGCGGGATCAGCCGCAGCACCAGCGCCCGCTCCACGTGACCCTTGCGCCAGTACTGCACGGTGGCGCTGCCAGACCCGAAGATCGCCAGCAGTTTGTTCGTGGCGACCACCTGCGCGGGGCTGAGGCCCATCAGGAACAGGGTGGGCAGCGTGATCGTGCCGCCGCCTCCCGCGACCGCGTCGATGAAGCCCGCCAGAAAGGCGAGCGGCAGGCCGTACAGCAGCACTTCAGGTCCAGGCACCAGCGGAATGTAGCAGGGGGCGGCGTGCGTGTGGGCTATGAACGGACCAGTCCTGCGCGGCCCACTGACTGCCCCTGCACCCCTCCCCCGCGCGTCCTGACGTGTTCAGACGCCCCGGCCGGGCGGGTTGTGGGGGCGTGGTAGCCTCGCCGTCATGACGTTCGATCCATCCAGCACGGCTGATACGCCTTTCCTCTTCGAGACGGCGGTGGTGGCGGGCGTGGGCCTGATCGGCGGGAGCGTGGCGCTGGGCCTGCGTCAGCGGCTGCTGGCGCGGCGCGTGATCGGACTGGACGCCAGCGCCGAGGTGCTGCGCGAGGCGCTGGCACTGGGCGTGGTCGACGAGATTCAGGCCGCCCCCGGCGAGTGGCTGCGCGCGGCAGACCTGGTGGTGCTGGCCGCGCCGATGCGGGCGCTGGCCCCGCTGGCCCGTGACCTCGCGCCGTTCCTGAACCCGCACGCACTCGTGACGGACGTGGGCAGCGTGAAGGGCGGCATTGCCACCGAGATGGAGCGGCTGGGCGTGCGGTCCTTCGTGGCGGGCCACCCGATGGCCGGCAGTGAGCGGGGCGGCGTGACGCACGCCCGCGCGGCCCTGCTGGAGAACGCCGTGTGGGTGCTGACCCCCACCGATCACACGCCCCTGACCGCCCTGAGCCGCGCGCGCACGCTGGTCGAGGCGCTGGGCGGCGCGCCGGTCGTGATGCCACCCGACGCGCACGACGCGCTGGTCGCGACCGTCAGTCACCTGCCGTACCTGGCGAGCCTGGCGCTGACGCACATGGTCGCCCGCGACGAACGCCTGAGCCTGCTGGCCGCCGGGGGGTTCCGTGACCTGACGCGCGTGGCGAGCGGCGACCCCCGCATGAGCCGCGACATGGTCGTGGAGAACAAGGCGGCCCTGCGCGAGGCCCTGGGCCGCTTCCGGCGGCAACTGGAGCGGCTGGAAGAGGACCTGGAGGAACCCGAGGAACTGCTGGCCGCCGCGCTGGAAGGCAAACGCACCCGCGACAGCCTGCCCATCGTGAAGCGCAGCCTGCTGCCGCAGCGGCACGATCTGGTGGTGGCCGTCCCGGACCGCCCGAACCAGCTGGGCGCGGTCACGCAGACGCTCGGCGCGCACGGCGTGAACATCAAGGACATCGAGGTGCTCGCCATCCGCGAGGACGGCGGCGCGGTCCGGCTGGGCCTGGAGTCCCCCGAGGACGTGCAGCGCGCCGCTGGCATCCTGGCCGCCGCAGGCTTCGAGGTGCGCGGGCGGTCCTGAACGCCGCTGCTGCCGGGCCGCTGCGGCGCGGGTGGGGGACCGCGTTCATTTTTCCGGCAGTGTTCGTTTCTCAGGTTCACTCCGGGCCGGATGCGGTACGTTGGGACGTTCATGCCTGAGCTCGTCATCCCGCCCCCCCCTCCTCCCGCTCCGGATCCGTCTGAATCTGCGCCGGTGCCGGCGATCCCGGCGGCGGACAGCGCGCCGGCCCCCACAGAGAAACGCGCCCCGTCCCTCACGAGTATCGACGTGTTCCGGGGCCTCACGATCACCGAGGTGGTCCTGCACCACGCGTCCGGCGTGGCGCTGCGGCACCTGACGCCCGGCTCGCAGATGTACGAACTGGTGGCGCTGGTGAACCGGACGCTGCATTTCGCGGTGCCGGCGTTCGTGTTCCTGTCGGCGGTCGTGTTGACCCGCAGTCTTCTGAAACGATTCAAGCCCGGCCAGTACTTCTGGCGGCGGCTGACGCGCGGCGCGTGGCCGTACCTGCTGTGGAGCGGGCTGTACATGCTGTGGTACGTGTGGACGGGGCAGCGGCCCGCCTCGACCCTGACCGACCCGGACAAGGTGACGCTGTACCTGCTGTACGGCAAGGCCAGTTACCACCTGTACTTCCTGCTGGTGGCATTGCAGGTGTACGTGCTGATTCCGCTGCTGCTGCCGCTGGCGCGCCTGAAACCCAGCATCTCGCTGACGCTGGTGGTCGGCGCGGGTGTGCAGCTGGGCGCGTACCTCCTGAACCGCAGCGAACTGCGACTGCCGTTCCCGGCCAGTACGGCGCTGTGGTACCTGATGCCGGTCCTGGTGGGCATGGCGGTCGGGGCGCGCCTGGATGAGTTCCCGGCGTGGTGGCGGCGGCGGCGGGCCGTGATCCTGACGCTGCTGGTAGCGTCGTTCGCGTGGTACCTGCCGGCGGCCATGTCGTTCGTGCGCGGCACGCCCGTCGCGCCGCTGGAGTACAACGCGGCCACGTGGGCCTTCACGACCCTGATGGCCGTGACGCTGCTGGGGCTGGCGCAGTGGCTTCAGGGCAGCCGCCTGCGCCTCCGCAGGGGACTGGCCGTGCTGGGCACCGTCAGCCTGCAGATCTACCTGCTGCACCCGGCGCTGCTTCAGTGGCTCGAAACGCGCTGGCCGCCCGGCGGAACGGCACTGAACGTGGTGCTGCTGTGCGGCCTGTACGCCCTGAGCGCGCTGCTGCTGCCGGCGCTGGTGGGCCGCCTGATGCTGACCGGCCCCCTGAACCGCCTGAGCACGCTGCTGTTCGGCCGCTGAGCCCCGCACGTCAGATTCGCGGCAGCGGA includes:
- a CDS encoding DinB family protein, coding for MFESTSPPGALAGPTLLQLSLLGGASFREVTELLGSLTWAEASAPHAGLPHTLADVIWHLSVTQRASLNIASGRADGWPDDLNVWPAAPLTEPEFTAAHADLLAGLPEAQALARDPSSRARDVLTDLAVHSAYHWGQVALLRRLTGTLPAAGGGA
- a CDS encoding response regulator, with protein sequence MPTAHSHLPTPPTPIEILLVEDSEADIVLTREAFAEAGVLNNLHVARDGVEGLELLRGTHRSNGPAGEGCIPRPDVILLDINMPRMNGLEFLQEIKRDPNLMTIPVIMLTTSQAEEDILRSYQAFAASYVVKPVEFGRFYAAIQALGQYMLTIVRMPPRLG
- a CDS encoding RNHCP domain-containing protein; amino-acid sequence: MSGRRFTVVGTNNSFTCGHCGAQVEPLRNGSVRNHCPECLHSRHVDVLPGDRACTCHGIMEPVAVDQSGKKGWMITHRCQKCGFEGRNRAATDDPGQPDSWDALIAVSARRRD
- a CDS encoding MOSC domain-containing protein, which codes for MTTQPPVTMQLQHMNVGQATPLKVGARAARSGIDKRPVVGPVKVDKLGLAGDHVLNTRHHGGPDQAAYLYTSADYDWWAAQGLAVRPGLFGENLTVGGPGSADFRVGDRLHLGAGPEGVILEITAPRIPCGTLAAHLGDPTFARRFAQARRPGLYARVLQPGTVQAGDPITLTPAALDGAPGIGELFELDLHGTFRGQPVTPDDLRRLLEHPLAERSRADLLKRLAKLEKRG
- the msrA gene encoding peptide-methionine (S)-S-oxide reductase MsrA, which gives rise to MTNPSGTQQAILAGGCFWCTEAVLKDVRGVQKIESGYIGGHTPNPDYRSVCSGTTGHAEAVRVTFDPAQVDFRDLLGLFFATHDPTSLNRQGADAGTQYRSAVFPLTPEQDTQTREVIADLTAQAAFDRPIVTSIEPATEFHVAEDYHQDYYANNPRQPYCVAVIAPKVAKLRTYYADRLKG
- a CDS encoding TSUP family transporter; this translates as MPGPEVLLYGLPLAFLAGFIDAVAGGGGTITLPTLFLMGLSPAQVVATNKLLAIFGSGSATVQYWRKGHVERALVLRLIPLALTGSALGAFLVQFVDPDAFRTLVGVVILGVGALVLANKSFGLEDRYPGLTTRTLALTLPGALIIGAYDGFLGPGTGTFLMFLFALAGFNLVRASGNARTINFATNLGAFVFFLIGGQMVWWIGLPMGLANALGAALGARMAMLRGSAFVKWMYGVIVLLVAARLFLVR
- a CDS encoding prephenate dehydrogenase — its product is MTFDPSSTADTPFLFETAVVAGVGLIGGSVALGLRQRLLARRVIGLDASAEVLREALALGVVDEIQAAPGEWLRAADLVVLAAPMRALAPLARDLAPFLNPHALVTDVGSVKGGIATEMERLGVRSFVAGHPMAGSERGGVTHARAALLENAVWVLTPTDHTPLTALSRARTLVEALGGAPVVMPPDAHDALVATVSHLPYLASLALTHMVARDERLSLLAAGGFRDLTRVASGDPRMSRDMVVENKAALREALGRFRRQLERLEEDLEEPEELLAAALEGKRTRDSLPIVKRSLLPQRHDLVVAVPDRPNQLGAVTQTLGAHGVNIKDIEVLAIREDGGAVRLGLESPEDVQRAAGILAAAGFEVRGRS
- a CDS encoding acyltransferase; translated protein: MPAIPAADSAPAPTEKRAPSLTSIDVFRGLTITEVVLHHASGVALRHLTPGSQMYELVALVNRTLHFAVPAFVFLSAVVLTRSLLKRFKPGQYFWRRLTRGAWPYLLWSGLYMLWYVWTGQRPASTLTDPDKVTLYLLYGKASYHLYFLLVALQVYVLIPLLLPLARLKPSISLTLVVGAGVQLGAYLLNRSELRLPFPASTALWYLMPVLVGMAVGARLDEFPAWWRRRRAVILTLLVASFAWYLPAAMSFVRGTPVAPLEYNAATWAFTTLMAVTLLGLAQWLQGSRLRLRRGLAVLGTVSLQIYLLHPALLQWLETRWPPGGTALNVVLLCGLYALSALLLPALVGRLMLTGPLNRLSTLLFGR